The following proteins come from a genomic window of Macadamia integrifolia cultivar HAES 741 chromosome 14, SCU_Mint_v3, whole genome shotgun sequence:
- the LOC122061856 gene encoding protein FAR1-RELATED SEQUENCE 5-like isoform X1, giving the protein MQRMSMDVGVNSKLVSPQNENVETEIQTSSRLEVDQGEEECHTAGLYDDDGLPDYTHPFEDTSKDLIHSKVLKEWIPEVGMEFDSELAAYEFYSRYAGAVGFNVRRDSAHRNKDGAFRDRVFCCSCQGHRQPDKRDRDIRNHRPVTRFGCLARMKIVLQKNGKLHVTQFLEDHTHKTEPPSKAHLFKLQRNSSVAHAAEANLTHDSGAAPSAVLEETIDLYQMDNKNYLHSKRMMQIRVGDTGSVLQYLQQMQLEDPAFFYAIQVDEDDLMTNIFWADSRMVLDYTHFGDVVCLDTTYRNTKDCRPFSLFLGVNHHKKIVIFGVALLYDESIDTFSWLFDTFFKAMSGKKPKTILTDQDASVGKAISTELPEINHRLCVWQVHQNAIKLLKLFRVSSTFAQDFSSCMYDHEDEKDFLNAWNLLFERYEFHPSEKEWLQRLFEIKEKWALAYGRETFCGDITSAQQSESFNKRLKEYVSYKHHMLQSFWHFQRLMEKRRYEELKDDFRANRCTPTLAFPVEMLKHAASLYTPELFENFQDQFGQTWSYDLHKCGEVGTMTEYKLIHHEKQNQYIVTFNTSDDTVVCSCKKFEFVGILCSHALKVLGYRNFRKVPPQYILKRWTKGAKIGVVGVTNGLTTRGDPKVEFGRRYKDLLLMCVQLATKSAESEEKYAVAASYVEKAVKAMEGMGYKALDKPSTGSTDGAESVCDLNRTVPVEGIDVSVDCIESTHSDDDSNRVSYVNTEAPIVVTSMKTKEIGATGSIKRPKNSDDKTLTGDITMNEPIAVPNSTHSLPCFPVECYSSSLPPPTQFIQGSHGFQANLSSGHYIIGSPYPPSGPNMTPFIQPSDPSIVYQRNPNTVYHQSNQKH; this is encoded by the exons ATGCAGAGAAT GTCAATGGATGTTGGGGTCAATAGTAAGTTGGTCAGTCCACAAAATGAAAATGTGGAGACTGAAATTCAAACATCAAGTAGATTGGAAGTTGACCAAGGGGAGGAGGAATGTCACACAGCAGGCctttatgatgatgatggattGCCGGATTACACTCATCCATTTGAAGATACAAGCAAAGATTTAATTCATTCAAAAGTTCTCAAAGAATGGATACCAGAAGTTGGTATGGAATTTGATTCAGAGCTGGCTGCTTATGAATTTTATAGTAGATATGCTGGAGCTGTGGGTTTTAATGTTAGAAGAGATAGCGCACACAGAAACAAAGATGGTGCATTTAGAGATAGAGTATTTTGTTGTTCTTGTCAAGGCCATCGCCAACCAGATAAAAGAGATAGAGATATCAGGAATCATCGGCCAGTTACAAGATTTGGTTGTTTGGCCAGGATGAAGATTGTGCTTCAAAAGAATGGTAAATTGCATGTTACCCAGTTTCTAGAAGACCATACTCATAAAACTGAACCCCCTAGTAAGGCACACTTGTTCAAGTTGCAAAGAAATTCAAGTGTTGCCCATGCTGCTGAAGCTAATTTAACGCATGACTCTGGCGCAGCACCTTCTGcagttttggaagagacaattGATCTTTATCAAATGGATAACAAAAATTATTTGCATTCTAAGCGGATGATGCAAATACGGGTTGGAGATACAGGAAGTGTCTTACAATATCTCCAACAAATGCAATTGGAAGATCCAGCCTTTTTTTATGCAATACAAGTGGACGAGGATGATTTAATGACCAACATTTTTTGGGCAGACTCAAGGATGGTGTTGGATTATACTCATTTTGGTGACGTGGTTTGCTTGGACACAACATATCGGAATACTAAAGATTGTCGGCCTTTTTCACTATTCCTCGGAGTGAATCACCATAAGAAAATTGTCATATTTGGTGTTGCACTGTTGTATGATGAATCAATTGATACTTTTAGCTGGTTATTTGATACTTTTTTCAAGGCAATGTCGGGGAAAAAGCCAAAGACCATACTTACAGATCAAGATGCTTCGGTTGGTAAGGCAATATCAACCGAACTGCCAGAAATTAATCATCGTCTCTGTGTATGGCAGGTGCATCAAAATGCCATTAAACTTCTTAAACTATTTCGAGTTTCCAGTACTTTTGCCCAAGATTTTAGTAGTTGCATGTATGACCATGAGGACGAGAAGGACTTTTTAAATGCATGGAATTTGTTGTTTGAACGGTATGAGTTTCATCCTTCAGAAAAAGAATGGTTGCAAAGGTTGTTTGAGATAAAAGAGAAATGGGCTTTAGCGTATGGACGAGAAACATTTTGTGGGGACATAACCTCTGCACAACAGAGTGAATCTTTTAATAAGAGACTGAAGGAGTATGTTAGCTATAAGCATCATATGCTGCAATCTTTTTGGCATTTCCAGAGGTTGATGGAAAAGAGACGATATGAAGAGTTGAAGGATGACTTCAGGGCAAATCGATGTACTCCGACATTGGCATTTCCAGTGGAGATGTTGAAGCATGCAGCGAGTTTATACACACCTgaattatttgaaaatttccaGGATCAGTTTGGGCAAACTTGGTCTTATGATCTGCACAAGTGTGGTGAGGTAGGGACAATGACTGAGTACAAATTAATCCATCATGAGAAGCAAAATCAGTACATTGTTACATTTAATACTTCAGATGACACAGTTGTTTGTAGTTGTAAGAAGTTTGAATTTGTAGGGATTTTATGTTCCCATGCTTTGAAAGTTCTTGGCTACAGAAATTTTAGGAAGGTCCCACCCCAATACATATTAAAGAGGTGGACAAAAGGTGCAAAAATTGGAGTTGTTGGAgttacaaatggcttgaccaccCGGGGTGACCCAAAGGTAGAATTCGGAAGGCGTTACAAAGATTTGCTTCTAATGTGTGTTCAGTTAGCAACAAAATCTGCTGAGTCTGAAGAAAAATATGCTGTTGCTGCTTCTTATGTTGAGAaggcagttaaagcaatggaaGGAATGGGATATAAAGCTTTAGATAAACCTTCAACTGGTAGTACAGATGGTGCAGAAAGTGTGTGCGACCTAAATAGAACTGTTCCTGTTGAAGGTATAGATGTTTCTGTTGATTGTATAGAGAGCACCCATAGTGATGATGACAGTAATAGAGTAAGTTATGTCAATACAGAAGCACCCATTGTAGTGACAAGCATGAAAACTAAGGAAATAGGTGCCACTGGTTCTATTAAAAGGCCAAAGAATTCGGACGATAAAACTCTTACAGGGGATATAACTATGAATGAACCCATTGCTGTACCAAATTCAACACATTCTTTGCCATGTTTTCCAGTTGAGTGCTATTCAAGTTCATTGCCTCCACCAACTCAGTTTATTCAG GGGTCTCATGGTTTCCAAGCAAATCTCTCAAGTGGTCATTATATTATTGGTAGCCCATATCCGCCATCTGGACCTAACATGACTCCATTTATTCAG CCATCTGATCCAAGCATTGTCTACCAACGTAATCCCAACACTGTCTACCATCAATCTAACCAAAAGCACTGA
- the LOC122061856 gene encoding protein FAR1-RELATED SEQUENCE 5-like isoform X2 translates to MDVGVNSKLVSPQNENVETEIQTSSRLEVDQGEEECHTAGLYDDDGLPDYTHPFEDTSKDLIHSKVLKEWIPEVGMEFDSELAAYEFYSRYAGAVGFNVRRDSAHRNKDGAFRDRVFCCSCQGHRQPDKRDRDIRNHRPVTRFGCLARMKIVLQKNGKLHVTQFLEDHTHKTEPPSKAHLFKLQRNSSVAHAAEANLTHDSGAAPSAVLEETIDLYQMDNKNYLHSKRMMQIRVGDTGSVLQYLQQMQLEDPAFFYAIQVDEDDLMTNIFWADSRMVLDYTHFGDVVCLDTTYRNTKDCRPFSLFLGVNHHKKIVIFGVALLYDESIDTFSWLFDTFFKAMSGKKPKTILTDQDASVGKAISTELPEINHRLCVWQVHQNAIKLLKLFRVSSTFAQDFSSCMYDHEDEKDFLNAWNLLFERYEFHPSEKEWLQRLFEIKEKWALAYGRETFCGDITSAQQSESFNKRLKEYVSYKHHMLQSFWHFQRLMEKRRYEELKDDFRANRCTPTLAFPVEMLKHAASLYTPELFENFQDQFGQTWSYDLHKCGEVGTMTEYKLIHHEKQNQYIVTFNTSDDTVVCSCKKFEFVGILCSHALKVLGYRNFRKVPPQYILKRWTKGAKIGVVGVTNGLTTRGDPKVEFGRRYKDLLLMCVQLATKSAESEEKYAVAASYVEKAVKAMEGMGYKALDKPSTGSTDGAESVCDLNRTVPVEGIDVSVDCIESTHSDDDSNRVSYVNTEAPIVVTSMKTKEIGATGSIKRPKNSDDKTLTGDITMNEPIAVPNSTHSLPCFPVECYSSSLPPPTQFIQGSHGFQANLSSGHYIIGSPYPPSGPNMTPFIQPSDPSIVYQRNPNTVYHQSNQKH, encoded by the exons ATGGATGTTGGGGTCAATAGTAAGTTGGTCAGTCCACAAAATGAAAATGTGGAGACTGAAATTCAAACATCAAGTAGATTGGAAGTTGACCAAGGGGAGGAGGAATGTCACACAGCAGGCctttatgatgatgatggattGCCGGATTACACTCATCCATTTGAAGATACAAGCAAAGATTTAATTCATTCAAAAGTTCTCAAAGAATGGATACCAGAAGTTGGTATGGAATTTGATTCAGAGCTGGCTGCTTATGAATTTTATAGTAGATATGCTGGAGCTGTGGGTTTTAATGTTAGAAGAGATAGCGCACACAGAAACAAAGATGGTGCATTTAGAGATAGAGTATTTTGTTGTTCTTGTCAAGGCCATCGCCAACCAGATAAAAGAGATAGAGATATCAGGAATCATCGGCCAGTTACAAGATTTGGTTGTTTGGCCAGGATGAAGATTGTGCTTCAAAAGAATGGTAAATTGCATGTTACCCAGTTTCTAGAAGACCATACTCATAAAACTGAACCCCCTAGTAAGGCACACTTGTTCAAGTTGCAAAGAAATTCAAGTGTTGCCCATGCTGCTGAAGCTAATTTAACGCATGACTCTGGCGCAGCACCTTCTGcagttttggaagagacaattGATCTTTATCAAATGGATAACAAAAATTATTTGCATTCTAAGCGGATGATGCAAATACGGGTTGGAGATACAGGAAGTGTCTTACAATATCTCCAACAAATGCAATTGGAAGATCCAGCCTTTTTTTATGCAATACAAGTGGACGAGGATGATTTAATGACCAACATTTTTTGGGCAGACTCAAGGATGGTGTTGGATTATACTCATTTTGGTGACGTGGTTTGCTTGGACACAACATATCGGAATACTAAAGATTGTCGGCCTTTTTCACTATTCCTCGGAGTGAATCACCATAAGAAAATTGTCATATTTGGTGTTGCACTGTTGTATGATGAATCAATTGATACTTTTAGCTGGTTATTTGATACTTTTTTCAAGGCAATGTCGGGGAAAAAGCCAAAGACCATACTTACAGATCAAGATGCTTCGGTTGGTAAGGCAATATCAACCGAACTGCCAGAAATTAATCATCGTCTCTGTGTATGGCAGGTGCATCAAAATGCCATTAAACTTCTTAAACTATTTCGAGTTTCCAGTACTTTTGCCCAAGATTTTAGTAGTTGCATGTATGACCATGAGGACGAGAAGGACTTTTTAAATGCATGGAATTTGTTGTTTGAACGGTATGAGTTTCATCCTTCAGAAAAAGAATGGTTGCAAAGGTTGTTTGAGATAAAAGAGAAATGGGCTTTAGCGTATGGACGAGAAACATTTTGTGGGGACATAACCTCTGCACAACAGAGTGAATCTTTTAATAAGAGACTGAAGGAGTATGTTAGCTATAAGCATCATATGCTGCAATCTTTTTGGCATTTCCAGAGGTTGATGGAAAAGAGACGATATGAAGAGTTGAAGGATGACTTCAGGGCAAATCGATGTACTCCGACATTGGCATTTCCAGTGGAGATGTTGAAGCATGCAGCGAGTTTATACACACCTgaattatttgaaaatttccaGGATCAGTTTGGGCAAACTTGGTCTTATGATCTGCACAAGTGTGGTGAGGTAGGGACAATGACTGAGTACAAATTAATCCATCATGAGAAGCAAAATCAGTACATTGTTACATTTAATACTTCAGATGACACAGTTGTTTGTAGTTGTAAGAAGTTTGAATTTGTAGGGATTTTATGTTCCCATGCTTTGAAAGTTCTTGGCTACAGAAATTTTAGGAAGGTCCCACCCCAATACATATTAAAGAGGTGGACAAAAGGTGCAAAAATTGGAGTTGTTGGAgttacaaatggcttgaccaccCGGGGTGACCCAAAGGTAGAATTCGGAAGGCGTTACAAAGATTTGCTTCTAATGTGTGTTCAGTTAGCAACAAAATCTGCTGAGTCTGAAGAAAAATATGCTGTTGCTGCTTCTTATGTTGAGAaggcagttaaagcaatggaaGGAATGGGATATAAAGCTTTAGATAAACCTTCAACTGGTAGTACAGATGGTGCAGAAAGTGTGTGCGACCTAAATAGAACTGTTCCTGTTGAAGGTATAGATGTTTCTGTTGATTGTATAGAGAGCACCCATAGTGATGATGACAGTAATAGAGTAAGTTATGTCAATACAGAAGCACCCATTGTAGTGACAAGCATGAAAACTAAGGAAATAGGTGCCACTGGTTCTATTAAAAGGCCAAAGAATTCGGACGATAAAACTCTTACAGGGGATATAACTATGAATGAACCCATTGCTGTACCAAATTCAACACATTCTTTGCCATGTTTTCCAGTTGAGTGCTATTCAAGTTCATTGCCTCCACCAACTCAGTTTATTCAG GGGTCTCATGGTTTCCAAGCAAATCTCTCAAGTGGTCATTATATTATTGGTAGCCCATATCCGCCATCTGGACCTAACATGACTCCATTTATTCAG CCATCTGATCCAAGCATTGTCTACCAACGTAATCCCAACACTGTCTACCATCAATCTAACCAAAAGCACTGA